In one window of Thermodesulfobacteriota bacterium DNA:
- the kaiC gene encoding circadian clock protein KaiC — protein sequence MAAKNIVRKSKRAVEKIETGIEGFDLIADGGIPRGRACLVAGTAGSAKTIFAAQFLSAGIYKKDEPGVFVTFEEPPEDIRKNMMSFGWDIGRLEKEGKWAFVDASPQPSNDQVESGSYDFGALLARIEHAVRKIGASRVSMDSLGAVFNQFTDSSLVRKEIFRISAALKKMKVTAVLTAERNQEYGGITRFGIEEFVADSVVILRNVLEDEKRRRTVEILKFRGTYHQKGEFPFTIFPHQGIMVIPLSALELKQKSSYKRITSGSSELDRMCGGGFFRDSIVLVSGATGAGKTLIVTQFMNGGYTTGERCLLLGFEESREQLMRNATGWGIDFKRMEAEGKLKIACEYPEATSLEDLLIRIKHIMEEFKPHRVAVDSLSALERVSTTKGFREFVISLTSFIKHQEVAGLFTATTSNLIGGTSITEAHISTITDSIILLRYVEMYGEMLRGLTVLKMRGSMHDKDIREFSIDGNGMHIGKPFRTISGILTGTPMQIVPERLQRLDEMFKE from the coding sequence ATGGCCGCTAAAAACATTGTCAGGAAATCGAAGAGGGCCGTCGAAAAGATCGAGACCGGCATCGAGGGGTTCGACCTCATAGCCGACGGCGGCATCCCCAGGGGGCGCGCATGCCTGGTCGCCGGGACCGCCGGGAGCGCCAAGACCATCTTTGCCGCGCAGTTCCTTTCCGCTGGCATATACAAGAAAGACGAGCCGGGCGTGTTCGTGACCTTCGAAGAGCCCCCTGAGGACATCCGCAAGAACATGATGAGCTTCGGCTGGGACATCGGCAGGCTGGAAAAGGAGGGGAAATGGGCGTTCGTCGACGCATCTCCCCAGCCTTCGAATGACCAGGTGGAAAGCGGGTCTTACGATTTCGGGGCGCTCCTTGCGAGGATAGAGCACGCGGTGCGGAAGATCGGCGCCTCCAGGGTCTCGATGGACTCGCTAGGGGCGGTCTTCAACCAGTTCACAGATTCCTCGCTTGTGCGGAAGGAGATCTTCAGGATCTCGGCGGCGCTTAAAAAGATGAAGGTCACCGCAGTACTGACAGCCGAGAGAAACCAGGAATACGGCGGCATCACGCGCTTCGGCATCGAGGAGTTCGTCGCGGACAGCGTAGTCATACTGAGGAACGTCCTTGAGGACGAAAAGCGCAGGAGAACGGTCGAGATACTCAAGTTCCGAGGCACATACCACCAGAAAGGGGAGTTCCCCTTCACCATATTCCCCCACCAGGGCATAATGGTGATACCCCTTTCGGCCCTGGAGCTCAAGCAGAAGTCTTCCTACAAGCGCATCACCTCAGGTTCAAGCGAGCTCGACAGGATGTGCGGGGGCGGTTTTTTCCGCGACTCCATCGTCCTCGTGTCAGGGGCGACCGGCGCCGGGAAGACCCTGATAGTGACGCAGTTCATGAATGGAGGGTATACGACCGGCGAGCGGTGCCTGCTATTGGGCTTCGAAGAGAGCCGCGAGCAGCTCATGAGGAACGCCACCGGCTGGGGAATAGATTTCAAAAGGATGGAAGCCGAGGGCAAGCTCAAGATAGCCTGCGAGTACCCGGAGGCAACAAGCCTCGAAGACCTGCTTATCCGCATAAAGCACATAATGGAGGAGTTCAAGCCTCACCGGGTCGCGGTCGACAGCCTTTCGGCCCTTGAGCGGGTATCGACCACAAAGGGCTTCCGTGAGTTCGTAATAAGCCTGACCTCGTTCATAAAGCACCAGGAGGTGGCGGGACTGTTTACCGCAACGACCTCGAACCTTATCGGCGGCACTTCGATAACCGAGGCGCACATATCTACCATAACTGATTCCATAATACTGCTGCGCTATGTGGAGATGTACGGCGAGATGCTCAGGGGCCTGACCGTACTCAAGATGCGCGGGTCGATGCACGATAAGGACATACGCGAGTTTTCAATTGACGGGAACGGGATGCACATAGGAAAGCCCTTCAGGACGATAAGCGGAATACTTACAGGCACGCCCATGCAGATAGTGCCTGAAAGGCTTCAAAGGCTTGACGAGATGTTCAAGGAGTAA
- the kaiB gene encoding circadian clock protein KaiB yields MKIKLKLYITGKTSRSQKAISNLQDICSEELKDNYLLQIIDVLEQPQLAEDEKILATPTLIKELPPPLRRIIGDLSNTEKVLLGLDLQHIK; encoded by the coding sequence ATGAAAATCAAGCTCAAGCTCTACATCACGGGAAAGACATCGAGGTCTCAAAAGGCGATATCCAACCTGCAGGATATCTGCTCCGAGGAGCTTAAGGACAATTACCTATTGCAGATAATCGATGTTCTCGAGCAGCCGCAGCTGGCCGAGGACGAAAAGATCCTGGCGACGCCCACCCTCATCAAAGAGCTCCCGCCTCCTTTGCGGAGAATCATAGGCGATCTTTCGAATACCGAAAAAGTGCTGCTAGGCCTGGATCTCCAGCATATCAAGTAA
- a CDS encoding response regulator, which yields MKHENISALLIESSPLYAARIKELLSRTEHVKFSVHAAGSVSAGLKHLSRKKADVILLDLALPGFSGTEALMACIEKADNTPIVVLTDKMSEKTGMEALKKGAQDYLVKNRLPSALLVRSLRYAIERRRLIAEVERHRAVENRTRAMDGFDRLATSNPTPVTASAFGLASVKENQPSIYKELVREYCDILDMALEQRAYKVEYDISGKLRSMSERLGFLRAGPKDVLGMHREALYEKFKSSNQLKAGIYVEEAQMIVLELMGFMIMYYQNNSYSIQTKGTVE from the coding sequence ATGAAACATGAGAATATCTCGGCATTGCTGATTGAGAGCTCTCCCTTGTATGCCGCGCGCATCAAGGAGCTGCTTTCCAGGACCGAGCATGTGAAGTTCTCCGTCCATGCGGCGGGCTCGGTCTCAGCCGGGCTCAAGCACCTTTCCAGGAAAAAAGCTGATGTGATATTGCTGGATTTGGCGTTGCCGGGCTTTTCAGGGACTGAAGCGCTGATGGCCTGCATCGAGAAGGCGGACAACACGCCGATAGTAGTCCTTACCGACAAGATGAGCGAAAAGACCGGGATGGAAGCCCTGAAAAAAGGCGCCCAGGATTACCTCGTGAAAAACAGGCTCCCGAGCGCCCTGCTCGTAAGGTCGCTCCGCTATGCGATCGAGAGGCGGAGGCTCATAGCAGAGGTGGAGCGGCACAGGGCCGTTGAGAACCGCACGAGGGCGATGGACGGGTTCGACCGCCTTGCCACTTCGAATCCGACGCCGGTAACGGCAAGCGCATTCGGCCTTGCGTCCGTTAAGGAAAACCAACCCTCAATATACAAGGAGCTGGTAAGGGAATACTGTGACATCCTGGACATGGCCCTTGAGCAGCGCGCATATAAGGTCGAATACGACATATCCGGAAAGCTCCGCTCCATGTCCGAGAGGCTGGGCTTCCTGAGGGCCGGGCCCAAAGACGTTCTCGGCATGCACCGCGAAGCTCTGTATGAGAAGTTCAAGTCATCAAACCAGCTGAAAGCCGGGATTTATGTGGAAGAGGCTCAAATGATAGTCCTGGAGCTGATGGGCTTCATGATCATGTACTATCAGAATAACTCGTACTCAATCCAGACAAAAGGGACAGTGGAATGA
- a CDS encoding ATP-binding protein — protein MDSLFFKEIVEKTSEGIIVLDSDGAVRYVNPAGEALLGRDAEDLLGKEFGVPLDGSKIEIDFVRKGGDYGVAELYAEKSICLGGPSYIAYLRDVTDLKKAEDALHISEESLAEAQHIAHIGSWEWDLASSSLKCSEEIFNILGIMSDGFSETLEAFLHSVHPEDREAVRGMMVKAAHAGTCSLDFRIIQPNNRERFVHCHAQPKLDRAGKVGSIIGTILDLTERKRIEEEIIKSQKLDSLGVLAGGIAHDFNNLLTGITGSISLAKVLLSPGDRAYKILSDSERAAKRAADLTNQLLVFAKGGEPVKKTVALKEVVTEAATFALSGSKALSEFVIPDTLWPADADPGQIGQVINNLVLNASQSMPNGGIISVCCENVRLKNNEPSGEECAYVKISIKDQGTGIPEEHFQKIFDPYFTTKHKGNGLGLAITYSIIKKHGGHIDFISSPGAGTIFNVYIPASISTSASTEREADESASIFKARGRVLVMDDEDIIREVAGELLECMGCEVATAKDGIEALQKYMRALEVGVPFDAVIMDLTVPGGMGGKEAIKQLLEIDPNAKAIVSSGYSSDTIIANFKEYGFSDVILKPYTIKSFSSVLQKVLN, from the coding sequence GTGGACAGTCTGTTTTTCAAGGAAATTGTCGAAAAGACTTCCGAAGGGATAATCGTCCTCGATTCGGATGGCGCCGTAAGGTACGTAAATCCTGCCGGCGAGGCCCTTCTGGGACGTGACGCGGAAGACCTTCTAGGCAAGGAATTCGGGGTCCCTCTCGACGGTTCAAAAATCGAGATAGATTTTGTCCGGAAAGGCGGGGATTACGGTGTGGCCGAACTGTATGCCGAAAAGTCGATATGCCTCGGCGGGCCTTCCTACATAGCGTATCTCCGTGACGTAACCGACCTCAAGAAAGCCGAAGACGCCCTCCACATAAGCGAAGAAAGCCTTGCAGAGGCGCAGCACATCGCCCATATCGGCAGCTGGGAATGGGACCTTGCAAGCTCGTCCTTGAAGTGCTCTGAAGAGATATTCAACATACTCGGCATCATGAGCGATGGGTTTTCGGAAACTCTCGAGGCTTTCCTTCATAGCGTCCACCCCGAGGACAGGGAAGCGGTTCGGGGCATGATGGTAAAGGCCGCCCATGCCGGGACCTGCAGCCTTGATTTCAGGATCATCCAGCCGAACAACAGGGAGAGGTTCGTGCATTGCCATGCCCAGCCTAAGCTGGACAGGGCCGGCAAGGTCGGAAGCATCATTGGGACGATACTCGACCTTACCGAAAGGAAGAGGATAGAGGAAGAGATCATCAAGAGCCAGAAGCTCGACTCGCTCGGGGTACTTGCAGGCGGCATAGCCCACGACTTCAACAACCTGCTTACGGGCATTACCGGGAGCATTTCACTGGCGAAGGTGCTGTTGAGCCCTGGCGACAGGGCTTACAAGATACTCTCGGACAGCGAGAGGGCCGCAAAAAGGGCCGCCGACCTCACGAACCAGCTCCTTGTGTTCGCAAAGGGCGGAGAGCCGGTAAAAAAGACTGTCGCCCTCAAGGAGGTCGTAACCGAAGCCGCGACATTCGCCCTCAGCGGCTCGAAGGCGCTTTCAGAGTTCGTCATCCCCGACACACTGTGGCCCGCGGACGCGGACCCCGGCCAGATAGGCCAGGTGATAAACAACCTGGTCCTGAACGCCTCGCAGTCCATGCCGAACGGCGGCATCATTAGCGTCTGCTGTGAGAACGTGCGGCTCAAAAACAACGAACCGTCCGGCGAGGAATGCGCTTATGTGAAAATATCCATCAAGGACCAGGGCACTGGCATCCCCGAGGAGCATTTCCAGAAGATATTCGACCCCTATTTCACGACCAAGCACAAGGGGAACGGCCTGGGGCTGGCCATAACATACTCCATAATAAAGAAACACGGCGGGCATATCGATTTCATCTCAAGCCCCGGCGCCGGGACCATCTTCAATGTCTACATCCCTGCATCTATCTCGACTTCCGCGTCAACAGAGCGGGAGGCCGATGAATCGGCTAGCATCTTCAAGGCCAGGGGAAGGGTCCTCGTGATGGACGACGAGGATATCATCAGGGAAGTGGCAGGGGAGCTGCTCGAATGCATGGGATGCGAGGTGGCGACCGCCAAGGACGGCATTGAGGCCTTGCAGAAGTACATGCGCGCCCTTGAGGTCGGAGTTCCGTTCGACGCGGTGATAATGGACCTGACCGTGCCGGGCGGCATGGGAGGCAAGGAGGCGATCAAGCAACTGCTCGAAATAGACCCGAACGCCAAAGCGATAGTGTCGAGCGGTTATTCCAGCGACACAATAATAGCGAATTTCAAGGAGTACGGTTTCTCCGATGTGATCCTGAAGCCATATACCATCAAAAGCTTCAGCTCCGTTCTGCAAAAAGTGCTGAATTAG
- a CDS encoding UvrD-helicase domain-containing protein — translation MSHLKSLNPLQLRAATYGKGPLLVLAGAGSGKTKVLTSRIAHLILDRKARPESILAVTFTNKAAQEIKERLQGLIGERAEKIWAGTFHTIGLRIIREEAKHYGLKPNLTIYDEEEQLLLVNYVMSELSMNNKDLPYKTVLWEINLAKNNCLSPDEYARRGESDLRDAIAPIYRAYQRKLKTLNAVDFGDLIMKPIELLKTDEAALRKYQERFSSILIDEYQDTNRSQYTMTRLIASGQADLCAVGDPDQSIYGWRGASIDNILKFQEDYKGATLIKLEQNYRSTSNILGAANSVIMNNEDRIEKNLWTGNGQGEPVTYEECLNEDEEARFVVKEIKRLKAADPSMKFKDFTILYRTNTQSRPFEELFFEEGLPYTIVGGFRFFDRREIKDSLAYLKAIQNPDDSLNFLRIVNVPPRGIGKATLERVHRISDAHETSLYEAFRKARKEGALNQDASDFIGTFEMLREEMPGMPLHDFVARVLDITGYEDFWARKRTEEADVRVKNLQGLVASVKKYVEAHPKAALSDYLNLVSLMSDADQVEDRHNRVTLMTIHSAKGLEFPVVFMVGMEEGLFPHKRSIDEETEEEERRLCYVGMTRARRLLFLTSAKHRTSGKETSSQLPSRFIAEIDAAFVTKKAYVPAERIREHMDAIRKILNPA, via the coding sequence ATGAGTCATTTGAAATCCCTTAACCCCCTGCAGCTCAGGGCGGCGACATACGGGAAAGGCCCTCTCCTTGTCCTTGCGGGCGCCGGAAGCGGGAAGACGAAGGTCCTTACCTCAAGGATCGCCCATCTCATACTGGACAGGAAGGCCAGGCCCGAAAGCATCCTGGCGGTCACCTTCACGAACAAGGCGGCCCAGGAGATAAAGGAACGGCTTCAAGGGCTCATAGGGGAGAGGGCCGAAAAGATATGGGCCGGGACGTTCCACACCATAGGCCTCCGGATAATAAGGGAAGAGGCCAAGCACTACGGCCTAAAGCCCAACCTTACGATATACGACGAGGAGGAGCAGCTTCTTCTCGTGAATTATGTCATGTCCGAGCTATCGATGAACAACAAGGACCTGCCGTACAAGACCGTCCTCTGGGAGATAAACCTCGCGAAGAACAACTGCCTGTCGCCAGACGAGTACGCAAGGCGCGGGGAGTCCGACCTGAGGGACGCAATCGCACCGATATACCGGGCCTACCAGAGAAAGCTCAAGACACTGAACGCGGTGGACTTCGGCGACCTCATCATGAAGCCGATAGAGCTATTGAAGACCGACGAGGCGGCGCTCAGGAAATACCAGGAGAGGTTCTCATCCATACTCATTGACGAGTACCAGGATACAAACAGGTCGCAGTACACCATGACGAGGCTCATTGCCTCAGGCCAGGCCGACCTCTGCGCTGTCGGCGACCCGGACCAGTCGATATACGGGTGGAGGGGGGCGTCTATAGATAACATCCTCAAGTTCCAGGAAGACTACAAGGGCGCGACCTTGATCAAGCTCGAGCAGAACTACCGCTCCACGAGCAACATCCTCGGGGCCGCCAATTCCGTCATAATGAACAACGAGGACAGGATAGAAAAAAACCTCTGGACTGGTAACGGTCAGGGAGAGCCCGTCACATATGAGGAATGCCTGAACGAGGACGAGGAGGCCCGCTTCGTCGTAAAGGAGATAAAGAGGCTCAAGGCCGCCGACCCTTCGATGAAGTTCAAGGACTTTACGATACTCTACAGGACCAACACGCAGTCGAGGCCCTTTGAGGAGCTTTTCTTCGAGGAGGGCTTGCCCTATACGATAGTCGGAGGCTTCAGGTTTTTCGACAGGCGGGAGATAAAGGACAGCCTTGCCTATCTCAAGGCCATACAGAACCCCGACGACTCCCTTAACTTCCTCCGGATCGTGAACGTGCCGCCGAGGGGCATCGGAAAGGCCACGCTTGAAAGGGTGCACAGGATAAGCGACGCCCACGAAACGTCCCTTTACGAGGCATTCAGGAAGGCGAGAAAAGAAGGCGCGCTCAACCAGGACGCAAGCGACTTCATCGGCACCTTCGAGATGCTCCGCGAGGAGATGCCGGGCATGCCTCTCCATGATTTCGTCGCAAGGGTGCTCGACATAACCGGATACGAGGACTTCTGGGCAAGGAAACGGACTGAAGAGGCTGACGTGCGCGTAAAGAACCTGCAGGGCCTTGTGGCGTCGGTCAAGAAATACGTCGAGGCCCATCCGAAGGCGGCTCTATCCGACTACCTTAATCTTGTTTCCCTCATGAGCGACGCCGACCAGGTCGAGGACAGGCACAACAGGGTCACCCTGATGACCATCCACTCGGCGAAGGGGCTCGAGTTCCCGGTCGTCTTCATGGTGGGCATGGAGGAGGGGCTTTTCCCGCACAAGAGGAGCATCGACGAGGAGACCGAAGAGGAGGAACGTAGGCTCTGCTACGTGGGCATGACCCGCGCAAGGAGGCTCCTATTCCTGACCTCGGCAAAGCACCGCACGAGCGGCAAGGAGACCTCTTCGCAGCTGCCCTCGCGTTTCATAGCGGAGATAGACGCTGCGTTCGTAACGAAAAAGGCCTATGTCCCTGCCGAGAGGATACGGGAGCACATGGACGCCATAAGGAAGATACTGAACCCGGCGTAG
- a CDS encoding ATP-binding cassette domain-containing protein has protein sequence MALITLKKVKLGFGNPMLLDGVDLQIERGERICLVGRNGAGKTTLMRILSGELNPDGGEVARSPGLRAAILSQEVPKDLQGSVFDVITNGLGDIHGLLAEYHAALSALENGEERAMAELERVHHELEAKGSWQAAQRVEAVVSRLRLPDKAGFSELSGGYKRRVLLGRALVSEPDILLLDEPTNHLDMESISWLEDFILGYRGTLLFVTHDRMLMQKAATRIIEIDRGRLINWQCGYREYLERKESLLNAEARENALFDKKLSQEEAWVRQGIKARRTRNEGRVRALMEMRKRRMERRDLEGSARIRSEAAELSGRLVLEAKDISFSYGNGKGPAIEGFSTVIMRGDKVGIIGPNGSGKTTLINLLLGKLKPVSGTVRLGSRLEVSYFDQHRAALDEERTVQENVGEGNDTITIDGKPRHVIGYLQDFLFSPERSRTPVKALSGGERNRLMLAKLFSRPSNLLVMDEPTNDLDIETLDLLEDIIVEYAGTVLLVSHDRAFLNNTVTSTIVFENNGLNEYVGGYDDWLSQRPESLPEKAERKEKQEKPKKDKPLKLSFKEERELKELPGRIEALEAEQNSLYSRMADPDFYRLEGQNAAGAGARAVEIEAELKALYSKWEELEARSEAASGRARS, from the coding sequence ATGGCGCTTATAACACTTAAAAAAGTAAAGCTCGGGTTCGGAAACCCCATGCTCCTCGACGGGGTCGACCTGCAGATCGAGAGAGGCGAGCGCATCTGCCTGGTCGGGCGTAACGGGGCAGGGAAGACGACCCTCATGCGCATATTAAGCGGCGAACTCAATCCGGACGGGGGCGAGGTAGCCCGCTCTCCTGGGCTCAGGGCGGCTATCCTTTCCCAGGAGGTCCCCAAAGACCTGCAGGGGAGCGTGTTCGACGTCATAACCAACGGACTCGGCGACATACACGGGCTTCTGGCCGAGTACCACGCGGCCCTTTCCGCCCTCGAAAACGGCGAGGAAAGGGCAATGGCCGAGCTTGAGAGGGTCCACCATGAGCTGGAGGCAAAGGGCTCATGGCAGGCCGCCCAGAGGGTAGAGGCGGTCGTCTCGAGGCTCAGGCTCCCGGACAAGGCCGGGTTCTCCGAGCTTTCAGGGGGTTACAAGAGAAGGGTCCTCCTCGGGAGGGCGCTCGTTTCGGAGCCCGATATCCTTCTCCTCGACGAGCCGACAAACCACCTCGACATGGAGTCCATAAGCTGGCTCGAGGATTTCATCCTCGGCTACAGGGGCACCCTCCTCTTCGTCACGCATGACAGGATGCTCATGCAGAAGGCGGCTACGAGGATAATAGAGATAGACAGGGGACGGCTGATCAACTGGCAATGCGGCTACAGGGAATACCTTGAGCGCAAGGAATCTCTACTTAACGCCGAGGCCAGGGAGAACGCCCTTTTCGACAAGAAGCTCTCCCAGGAAGAGGCCTGGGTGCGGCAGGGCATAAAGGCACGCCGGACCAGGAACGAAGGCAGGGTGAGGGCGTTGATGGAGATGAGGAAGCGCCGCATGGAGCGGCGCGACCTCGAAGGGAGCGCAAGGATAAGGTCTGAGGCGGCCGAGCTTTCAGGAAGGCTCGTGCTAGAGGCAAAGGACATAAGCTTTTCGTACGGGAACGGAAAGGGCCCGGCCATAGAAGGCTTCTCCACGGTCATAATGAGAGGAGACAAGGTCGGCATCATAGGCCCGAACGGGTCCGGGAAGACCACCCTCATAAACCTCCTCCTGGGAAAGCTCAAGCCCGTTTCGGGCACGGTGCGGCTGGGGAGCCGCCTCGAGGTTTCGTATTTCGACCAGCACAGGGCCGCGCTTGACGAGGAGAGGACGGTCCAGGAGAACGTCGGCGAAGGGAACGACACGATAACGATCGACGGCAAGCCCAGGCACGTTATCGGCTACCTCCAGGACTTCCTCTTCTCGCCCGAGAGGTCGAGGACCCCTGTAAAGGCGCTCTCCGGCGGCGAGAGGAACAGGCTCATGCTCGCGAAGCTCTTTTCAAGGCCCTCGAACCTCCTCGTCATGGACGAGCCGACGAACGACCTGGACATTGAAACCCTCGACCTCCTCGAAGACATCATCGTCGAGTACGCCGGGACGGTGCTACTCGTAAGCCACGACAGGGCTTTTCTCAATAACACGGTCACGAGCACGATCGTGTTCGAGAACAACGGCCTGAACGAGTACGTAGGCGGGTATGACGACTGGCTCAGCCAGAGGCCGGAATCCCTTCCCGAAAAGGCGGAGAGGAAAGAAAAGCAGGAGAAGCCGAAAAAAGACAAGCCCCTGAAGCTCAGCTTCAAGGAGGAGCGGGAGCTTAAGGAGCTGCCCGGCCGGATAGAGGCGCTCGAAGCCGAGCAGAACTCCTTATATTCCAGAATGGCAGACCCGGATTTCTACAGGCTGGAAGGGCAGAATGCCGCCGGGGCAGGGGCGAGGGCCGTGGAGATAGAGGCGGAGCTTAAGGCCCTCTATTCGAAATGGGAAGAGCTTGAGGCGCGTAGCGAAGCCGCGTCAGGACGCGCCCGGTCGTAA
- a CDS encoding 6-phosphofructokinase: MNIGILTGGGDCPGLNAVIRSVVKRGLQLGHEFTGIREGWRGLVEARTMKLARESVSGLLPLGGTILGTSRTNPLKDPRDAEKLFRNLDELKIDALVCIGGDDTLSVASKLHEKGVKTVGVPKTIDNDLSGTDFTFGFDTAVSIVTWALDRLHSTTEAHQRVMVVEVMGRHAGWIAVYGGMAGGADVILIPEQPFDIDEVCGYVTKRREAGKYFSLIVAAEGAFPKGAGGMITKDKALDAFGHARLGGVGEFLANEIEKRLGVESRYVVLGHLQRGGTPTAYDRVLATRFGVKAIEMVHDGKYGRMVALQGNKVVDVSLKEATAELKTVDLEMLRTAQIFFG; encoded by the coding sequence ATGAATATCGGCATACTTACCGGGGGTGGCGACTGCCCCGGGCTTAATGCGGTCATAAGGTCGGTCGTGAAGAGAGGGCTCCAGCTCGGGCACGAGTTCACGGGGATACGCGAGGGCTGGAGGGGGCTCGTCGAGGCCAGGACCATGAAGCTTGCGAGGGAGTCGGTCTCGGGCCTCCTGCCTCTCGGAGGGACCATACTGGGCACCTCGCGCACGAACCCCTTGAAGGACCCCAGGGACGCCGAGAAGCTCTTCAGGAACCTTGATGAATTGAAGATAGACGCCCTCGTCTGCATAGGTGGCGACGACACCCTGAGCGTCGCCTCGAAGCTACATGAGAAGGGCGTAAAGACCGTCGGCGTGCCTAAGACCATAGACAACGACCTCTCGGGAACCGACTTCACCTTCGGCTTCGACACCGCCGTGAGCATAGTGACATGGGCCCTGGACAGGCTCCATTCGACGACCGAGGCGCACCAGAGGGTGATGGTAGTGGAGGTGATGGGCAGGCACGCCGGGTGGATAGCGGTGTACGGCGGCATGGCCGGCGGCGCTGACGTGATACTCATCCCCGAGCAGCCTTTTGACATAGACGAGGTCTGCGGATACGTGACGAAGCGGAGGGAAGCAGGCAAATACTTCAGCCTCATCGTCGCCGCGGAGGGCGCCTTTCCCAAGGGGGCAGGCGGCATGATAACGAAGGACAAGGCGCTCGACGCCTTCGGGCACGCAAGGCTCGGCGGGGTCGGCGAGTTCCTCGCGAACGAGATAGAGAAGAGGCTCGGCGTCGAGTCCAGGTATGTCGTTCTCGGCCATCTCCAGAGGGGCGGCACGCCGACGGCCTACGACAGGGTGCTCGCCACGCGCTTCGGGGTGAAGGCAATCGAGATGGTGCACGACGGAAAGTACGGGAGGATGGTCGCGCTGCAGGGGAACAAGGTCGTTGACGTCTCGTTGAAAGAGGCCACCGCCGAGCTCAAGACCGTGGACCTCGAGATGCTCCGGACGGCCCAGATTTTCTTTGGCTGA
- a CDS encoding ATP-binding protein, with amino-acid sequence MNLSIRTKLTLWYTSLLFVSLIAFGAVFSYSLLKIFIYRMDDQISSVANMMTHAIIRPSGEIFLPRDFDIILGRFFGVRTAGNFIQVLDPHGEMVARSSNLDNFRLPLTKGTYHAALGGATTYEVVRNIGRYPVRVVTKPLIIGDNRLVMIVQVGSSLEGMDEIFHSMAYILISAIFASVIVAAAVGSFLAKKALKPVTTITEAARRIKAENLNERIPAAGPQDEIGRLTATMNEMIERLENSFKQIKQFTADASHELKTPLTILKGEMEIALRSRGDTAYMREVLESSLEEIDRMSYIVRNLLDLAKMDVEKGATAKEKVGLDRVVAERHDQLKRRALDSGIQLDIIENKPLVIKGDLVRVSQLVFNLIDNAIKYTPRGGRVELSLTGNGGKALFRVRDTGVGISKEDLPYIFDRFYRVDKVRTRDVHGAGLGLSICKEIALAHGGSIDVESEPGKGSTFIVSLPLAGAAGRHAVT; translated from the coding sequence ATGAACCTTTCCATCCGCACAAAACTCACGCTCTGGTACACATCGCTCCTCTTCGTGAGCCTCATAGCCTTCGGCGCGGTCTTCTCTTACTCGCTCCTCAAGATATTCATCTACCGCATGGACGACCAGATAAGCTCGGTCGCCAACATGATGACCCACGCCATCATAAGGCCGTCCGGCGAGATATTCCTGCCGAGGGACTTCGACATAATCCTCGGCAGGTTCTTCGGCGTAAGGACGGCCGGCAACTTCATACAGGTCCTAGACCCCCACGGCGAGATGGTCGCCAGGTCCTCCAACCTCGACAACTTCAGGCTCCCGCTTACGAAGGGCACCTACCACGCCGCCTTGGGCGGGGCCACGACCTACGAGGTCGTAAGGAACATCGGCAGGTACCCTGTCCGGGTGGTGACGAAACCCTTGATAATCGGCGACAACCGTCTCGTGATGATAGTGCAGGTCGGGTCCTCCCTCGAGGGAATGGACGAGATATTCCATTCCATGGCGTACATCCTCATCTCCGCCATATTCGCGTCGGTCATAGTCGCGGCGGCAGTGGGCTCGTTCCTCGCGAAAAAGGCCTTGAAGCCGGTTACGACCATAACCGAGGCCGCAAGGAGGATAAAGGCCGAGAACCTCAACGAGCGCATACCCGCTGCAGGGCCGCAGGACGAGATAGGCAGGCTCACGGCCACCATGAACGAGATGATAGAAAGGCTCGAGAACTCCTTCAAGCAGATAAAGCAGTTCACGGCGGACGCTTCCCACGAGCTCAAGACACCGCTTACGATCTTGAAGGGCGAGATGGAGATAGCGCTCCGCTCCAGGGGCGATACCGCCTACATGAGGGAGGTCCTGGAATCGAGCCTCGAGGAGATAGACAGGATGAGCTACATCGTGAGGAACCTCCTCGACCTCGCGAAGATGGACGTCGAAAAGGGGGCGACCGCGAAGGAGAAGGTCGGCCTCGACAGGGTCGTCGCCGAAAGGCACGACCAGCTCAAAAGGCGCGCCCTTGACAGCGGAATACAGTTGGATATCATTGAGAATAAGCCGCTTGTAATAAAGGGCGACCTCGTGAGGGTAAGCCAGCTCGTCTTCAACCTCATCGACAACGCCATTAAGTACACGCCCCGGGGCGGAAGGGTCGAGCTCTCCTTGACTGGGAATGGCGGGAAAGCCCTTTTCAGGGTCAGGGACACCGGGGTAGGCATCTCGAAGGAGGACCTCCCTTACATATTCGACAGGTTCTACCGCGTTGACAAGGTCCGGACGAGGGACGTGCACGGGGCGGGGCTGGGCCTGAGCATCTGCAAGGAGATAGCGCTTGCCCACGGCGGCTCGATAGACGTTGAGAGCGAGCCCGGAAAGGGCTCCACCTTCATCGTGAGCCTCCCGCTTGCGGGGGCCGCTGGCCGGCATGCCGTAACATGA